The genomic window CAGATGATGAAAGCATTTATAGGGCTGTTAGCAAAGTTGCAGAAATGCAGGGCGGAATTGCTGCTGTTGATGGCGAGAAGGTAGAAGCGGCCTTGGAACTTTCTATTGCAGGGCTAATGTCTAATGAGCCGATAGAAAAAGTGAGTGCAGGTATGAATGAGCTTAAACGCGCTAGCGGTCGGTTGGGCTGTAGACTAGAAGATCCTTTTATGACTATGTCGTTTTTAGCATTGCCTGTAATTCCTAAATTAAAAATCACCGATAAAGGCTTAGTAGATGTTACTAAATTTCAATTAGTAGATTTATTTGTGGCTGATTAGTTAATAATTTGGGGAAAATACTAGATAACAAAATACCAAAAGAAGTTATAAACAAGCTTGAACAAGCTCAAAAAATAGTGGTTTTTACTGGTGCTGGAATTTCAGCATCGGCTAAACTGCCGACTTTAAGCGGGCCAAATAGCACACCTGTCTGGGAATTTAATTTTATTGCTGACCTGCTTTCAGCAGAAAAAATTACTGGAAAATCTGTTTTACACCTTCGGTTACTAGACGATTTACTAGCAAAAACTCGTGCTGCTAAACCTACACCAGCACATTTAGCTTTAGCTAAACTTGCAACAAAATTTCCTAGTCTCCACATCATTACACAAAATTTTGATGATTTACATCAACGCTCTAATAACACTAACCTCAATAATTGCTTAATGTTACATGGAGAAATTACAAAATCTCATTGCTTAAAATGTAGCTCTAAACAAATTATAGAGACTAGCTATAAGGAACATTGGAAAAGTAAATGCTTATGCGGAGGTGATTGGCGGACAGATATTTTGCTTTTTGATGAAGCAATGTCAGAAAGTCTTTGGCAAAAGGCAGAAAACTTAGCTGAAAACACGGATGTATTTATTTCTATTGGTAGTTCTGGGGAAATTATGCCAGGTGGCTTATTACCAGCAATTGCACGACGTAGAGGAGCATTTTTAATAGAGTCTAATTTAATTACTACTGAAATAACTCCACATTTTTATTTTACAATTTTAGGCACTAGTGATAATACGGTTACACAACTTGTAAGCTATTTTAATTAGCTATAATTAGCTATTTGCACACCAAAGTTTTACTTGATAAGGTAGTTCTACTATTCCACTAACACTATTTTTTATTAATAAATCTTGTAATTCACTGGTAAATAAAGACATGTCTTCATCACTCAGCGCATTACGAACATAAGAAAACGAACGAGTTAACCCTATAAAATCATCTATGCTTAAGCTTTCACTATGAGAAAACCTATAAAACTCAATATCAGTAAATAGTTGAGAGTCTTCTATTATTTTTCCCCAATCCTGAGACTGATAACCGCCTTTATATTTGGGGTTGTATTTGGTGATTAATTCTTCGACTTCAGCCAAGTAGGGCGCAGTCAATTGATCCCGATTATTCCAATAAATAGCAAATCCTCCGTTTGGTTTAAGGATTCTCTTAAATTCATTAAAGGCTTTTTTAGGGTTAAACCAATGAAAGGCTTGAGCGCAGTTGATAAAATCTATAGTTTTGTCAGATAATGCTATTTCTTCAGCACTGGATTGTATAAAAAAAGTGGGCAAACCCAAGGACTGACAAGACTTTTGGCCTAGTTGCAACATTTCTAAACTAGGATCAAGCCCTATAACTTTAATATTTTGCTGAGCAAAAGGAATGCTTGCGCGTGCTGTACCACAACCAACATCTGCAATAAGACTATTGCTAGATAGCTTAAAACGCTCTATTAATAGCTCAAAAAGAGCCATTGGATAATCTGGGCGAAACTTATGATATTCTGTTGCACAGGTGTTAAATTGTGAGTTCATAAGAGAAATACTAACATTAGTGAGAAAAAAAAGTCATGCAAGAGTTAAAAATAAAACGCTTAGTTAATACAGCACAACTTCCAACACAAATGACAGTTGGAAGTGCTGGACTAGATCTTTATGCTGCAAAAGAAACAATTATTCCTGCTGCAAAAGTAAATAAAGAAGGTTTTGTAGATATTGGGCGAGCAACGGTTTCTACAGGAATTGCTGTAGAAATTCCGCTTGGGCTGGTAGGTCGTGTGGGAAGTCGCTCAGGGCTATCGGTAAAACATAATTTAGAAGTTGGAGCAGGCTGGATTGATAGTGATTATCGAGGAGAAATTTTAGTAGAGCTAAAAAATTTTAGCGCACACCCGTTTTTAGTAAATCCGGGTGAGCGCGTTGCTCAATTAGTCTTATTAAAGTTAGGAGAATATATTCTGACAGAAGTAGAAGAACTTAATCCAACTAAGCGTGGAGCAGGAGGTTTTGGTTCAACAGGAGTTGGTTAAAAAATTTTCCAGCATTTTTCCAAAATTTGTTAGCTCGTTCAAAATGTAACCCTATTAGCCAGGTATCATTTTGGTGTTGTACCCAACAGGCTTTTGCTGAAGTTTGATTGGGAAGAGAATTATCACAGGTAAAAACTTGTAGTTCTTGACCAACTTCTACAGGTCTATTTAAGGAAACACAAGCACCAGAAAGACTCACATTGTGAGTTAAAGCTATTGCAACAAAAAACTTTCCATTGCTATCATGCTCCTTGAATTTTCAAAGGTATTTCTTCTGAATGGCGAGGCTCTTTGCGTCGGTTTTTTGATTCAGACATTAAATCCCATCCTATAAGTTTTAGAATTAAGGATTTGGCAATAAGCATTTAGCGTTATCAATTTGCTTGTTATTTTAGTGTCAGCCTATACGAGCAATTTTGCCAAATCGTTCTTAATAATTTGTTTTATTAACTTTGGCGATTGTAGCAAAGAAAAATTTTTTATTGGCAAACTTTAATGGAATTTTTATGTAGTATTAAGCTCTTATTAATTTAAGGGCTTTTAGCTTTATTAAAATATATGTCTATCAAAATGCAATAAATTGTTGCTTGACCTAGGAAAACTTAGTATTCTTATTAAAATTGCCTACTAAGTTATTCTTTGGCAAAAGATAAGTTTGCAAAAGGATTTGCTACTCTTAAAATCAATTTAACATTGCCAGACTTTTTCTTATAAAGTAAGGAGAGATAGATTTTGTCCAATGCTCAACTGGATTTTGAACAAATGATGGATAGATTTTCTCATTGTTTACGCTCTCCTCTTACTTCAATCAGAGGTGCAGCTAGTGTATTAAACCAAACAGATTTGGATTTAGATGAGGATTCAAAAAAGAACTAACCTCTATTATAAATGATGAAGCAGAACGACTTAGCAAAACTATTGATAAGTTGCTTTGGCTAGTTCGTATCCAAACAAATAAAGTTTCAATATATTGTGAAAAAACAAATTTGCTAAAGTTAATTACTGAAACAATAGAAAAACTTAATCAATTACTAAAAGAAGATTTATCAAATAGGATAAATTTAAGTGTAGAATCAACAATTTGGGCAACAATAGATAAAGAATTAATTAAACTTGTGCTATTTTATCTAA from Blastocatellia bacterium includes these protein-coding regions:
- a CDS encoding class I SAM-dependent methyltransferase, which gives rise to MNSQFNTCATEYHKFRPDYPMALFELLIERFKLSSNSLIADVGCGTARASIPFAQQNIKVIGLDPSLEMLQLGQKSCQSLGLPTFFIQSSAEEIALSDKTIDFINCAQAFHWFNPKKAFNEFKRILKPNGGFAIYWNNRDQLTAPYLAEVEELITKYNPKYKGGYQSQDWGKIIEDSQLFTDIEFYRFSHSESLSIDDFIGLTRSFSYVRNALSDEDMSLFTSELQDLLIKNSVSGIVELPYQVKLWCANS
- the dut gene encoding dUTP diphosphatase, whose translation is MQELKIKRLVNTAQLPTQMTVGSAGLDLYAAKETIIPAAKVNKEGFVDIGRATVSTGIAVEIPLGLVGRVGSRSGLSVKHNLEVGAGWIDSDYRGEILVELKNFSAHPFLVNPGERVAQLVLLKLGEYILTEVEELNPTKRGAGGFGSTGVG
- a CDS encoding NAD-dependent deacetylase, with amino-acid sequence MGKILDNKIPKEVINKLEQAQKIVVFTGAGISASAKLPTLSGPNSTPVWEFNFIADLLSAEKITGKSVLHLRLLDDLLAKTRAAKPTPAHLALAKLATKFPSLHIITQNFDDLHQRSNNTNLNNCLMLHGEITKSHCLKCSSKQIIETSYKEHWKSKCLCGGDWRTDILLFDEAMSESLWQKAENLAENTDVFISIGSSGEIMPGGLLPAIARRRGAFLIESNLITTEITPHFYFTILGTSDNTVTQLVSYFN
- a CDS encoding PilZ domain-containing protein, with protein sequence MSLSGACVSLNRPVEVGQELQVFTCDNSLPNQTSAKACWVQHQNDTWLIGLHFERANKFWKNAGKFFNQLLLNQNLLLHA